A genome region from Elusimicrobiales bacterium includes the following:
- a CDS encoding ankyrin repeat domain-containing protein: MPIAAGWILAVAFPAAGTESAKTVKTAATDVRASDAYEKGRKLPSFGKLKSRRGSVSLPPKPRHCPACDKKLAEAVLAGDCQAAAQAITSGAKINSSDTVLWDNGGRTYAKLSSLMIAAVKGDAAMSRVLLSAGANAAMRDSYTGKTAAHYAAEYYAPDVLEELLTKRSANSRDGYGMTPLMYAVESARLKRGKGLFGVIPKAGAKPFRETAEMLLSKGADINARNNDGSTALTLAARNTAVMQDAVRFLSRPETVNYRNKSDFNRTVLMEALLDGGADGAMTLLESDEIHINARDKSGETPLMFAASLGHGSLSGRTPDFRAIETLIRKMAAKGADINARDRHGNTALCYAQACVTDEKSVKRSGVLSSVFGKTSVPERVVALLKSLGAKTPEEGCDYQYPTCRHLRARPLQWSGSQ; encoded by the coding sequence ATGCCAATTGCCGCCGGCTGGATATTAGCCGTTGCTTTCCCGGCTGCCGGGACAGAGTCCGCAAAAACCGTAAAAACCGCGGCAACGGATGTGAGGGCTTCCGACGCATACGAAAAGGGCAGAAAGCTCCCCTCGTTCGGAAAGCTGAAATCCCGGCGGGGCTCGGTTTCTCTGCCTCCCAAACCGCGCCATTGCCCTGCCTGCGACAAGAAGCTGGCGGAAGCCGTGCTGGCCGGCGACTGCCAAGCCGCGGCCCAGGCCATAACAAGCGGGGCGAAAATCAATTCCTCTGACACTGTTTTGTGGGACAACGGCGGGCGCACTTACGCCAAGCTTTCCTCCCTGATGATAGCGGCGGTGAAAGGCGATGCCGCCATGTCGCGCGTCCTTCTGTCCGCCGGCGCCAATGCCGCCATGCGGGATTCCTATACCGGCAAAACCGCCGCGCATTACGCCGCGGAATATTACGCCCCGGACGTCCTGGAAGAGTTGCTGACAAAACGCTCCGCCAACAGCAGGGACGGCTACGGCATGACGCCGCTGATGTATGCGGTGGAAAGCGCGCGGCTAAAACGCGGCAAGGGGCTTTTCGGCGTGATTCCGAAGGCGGGGGCGAAGCCTTTCAGGGAAACGGCGGAGATGCTGCTTTCCAAGGGCGCGGATATCAATGCGCGCAACAATGACGGCAGCACGGCGCTGACGCTGGCTGCCAGAAATACAGCCGTGATGCAGGATGCCGTCCGCTTCCTGTCGCGTCCGGAGACCGTGAATTACCGCAACAAGAGCGATTTCAACCGCACCGTGCTGATGGAGGCTCTGCTGGATGGCGGCGCGGACGGGGCCATGACGCTGCTGGAAAGCGATGAAATTCATATAAACGCCAGGGATAAAAGCGGCGAAACCCCGCTCATGTTTGCCGCCTCGCTGGGCCATGGGAGTTTGTCCGGGCGAACGCCGGATTTCCGCGCAATAGAAACCCTTATACGGAAAATGGCGGCAAAAGGCGCGGATATCAACGCCAGGGACAGGCACGGCAATACCGCGCTGTGCTACGCGCAAGCCTGCGTTACAGACGAAAAATCCGTAAAACGTTCCGGGGTGCTGTCTTCGGTTTTTGGCAAAACGTCCGTGCCGGAACGTGTTGTTGCGCTGCTTAAGTCGCTGGGGGCAAAAACCCCGGAAGAGGGCTGCGACTATCAGTATCCCACCTGCAGGCATTTGCGGGCGCGTCCGCTGCAGTGGTCCGGCTCGCAATAG